attccccccttcccaaagtcTAAGATTAATTTTAGCATTTGGGGTTTCTTGTCTTATGATttaagttgtgtttttttaactagGTCAGAGTCTTGATTTAAGGGTATTCGTATCTAATAAATATTCAACTCTGGTAGAGCCAGCAAAAATACAATATTTGCATACATTGTGCCGCATGCAAAATCCTACTGTTTGAATTTACAGAGCTGGATTGCCATAAAGCTCTTTGGTTTTATTTCTGTGTTCAGTGCAAAGGTTAGCATTGATACTGGATGGATGGCTTGGGCAGTTTCCTATAAATGGTAAATCCCTaatctggatggccctggctagcccaattttgtcagctCTGAGAAactaggcagggttggccctgatgttagtatttggataagtgaccaccaaggaagtccagggttggtgcgcagaggcaggcaatggccaaccacctcagtttgttccttgccttgaaaaccctgtggggttggtgTGACTGGACAAGCACTTTCCACCGTCACATGAGTGGTAAAACCTTCCCTTTACTCAGCCCTTTCTCctgaaaatggcttttttggtgaGTTTATTTTCTTGTGGGGGTTTTAGTGGCACCAAGGGACCAGAAATGATCCCTTGCCCAGACAAATGTGATTTGGGACATAAAAGGGTTCACAGAGTGTGTTTGGTTCTCTCTCCCAACCCTCTTTATGTCTCACTTTAACTCATGCCTTGGTCTTTCTTGCTTTAGAGGGTATCAGCTGGACCCACGTAGTTGTGCTGGTGTCTCGTCTGTCTGTCCCTTTATGCTCATCTGTAAAGCTTTCCGGTGGTTAATTCTGAAAAATGCCGGCTTtcctttatttaatacatttctgcCCTTTAAGGGTAGCAGAGGTTATATTGCACCAGAGTGCAGTAAAAGTTGGGATTTGTGCCACAAACATTTAAGAAGTggtcttttcccccttcccagcgtgagagagccagcacggagtagtggttgagtggtggtttggagcggtggactctgatcttgagaactgggtttgattccccactcctacacatgagcggccggcactactctggtgaactggctttgtttccccactcctacacgtgaagccagctgggtgaccttgggctagtcacactctctcagccccacctacctcccagggtgtctgttgtggggaggggaagagaaggtgattgcaagccggtttgattctgccttaagtgatagagaaagtcggcatataaaaaccaactctcctcctgctgctgcagtgTTCATCGTGCAGCCCCTGTGAAGGAGGCAGCAGATAACTGCCCTCCAACAGTTCACTGCTGACCTTAATTCACAAAGCAGAAGGTGGGCTGAAGGAAGTGGTGTGGTAAAGAATAGCGTCTCGAAAGCTGCTCGGTAGCAGCACAAGGACCAATGCTTGGCTCTCCTGTGCCCCATGACTCCTCACAGCATTTGTGCACCACTGATATTCTCTGTGCTTGGTGAATTGTCTTGAGGCGAAGGATCTTGATGCAGATCTGTGGCACAAGTAGAATAtaatcatttccccccctcccccagtgaacaGGTGGACCTTTTGTGACATCTGCTTTTTGTTTCTCGTCGATCTAGAAAGCCATGTGTTCAGGAGCCGGAGAAGCCCTGTCAGAATGCGGTGCCGCAGAACTCTGTGCGTTGTCTTGACTTCCCCGCTCTCCTCGGAGTGTGCTGCGCTGGGGCTACGTCCGGGTCCGTGCCGAGGGAGGAGCTCGTAACCCCGGAAGGGCCATGGGCTTGAGCTATGCCTGCCTTCACGTCTCCTACAAGCTCAAGCTGCTGATGCTCTTCACCGCGTGCATTTTGCTGGTGGGCTGGGCCACCTGCTCTTACCTGGTCGATGCAGTGCACGAGACGCCTCGAGCCAAAAGCGCGGCGGCAGGCTTCAGGAAACCGACCGCTAGTGCCGAAGAGCAAAAGGAAGGCCTGGACAGGCAAGCTGGGCCTACAGTGAAGCTGCCAACTGTGAAACTGCCCGCCACAAAGTCCCTTTGCCCTTCTCTGTCTCCCTACCTTCGTAAGTGGCCTGACTCTTGTGAGTTTTGAATAGAAGATCTTGCTTGGTTTTAGAGGCCAGAGGCTAAGAAGGCTGCACAGTGCATTACTTGTGGCTTGAGTTGAATGTGAGTTCAGTGTGGGCCTGAAAAGCCATTAGCATTTGAAAACGAGgctttcttctttctgttttggagagccagtgtggtgtatcggtttggagcggtggactctgatctggagaaccgggtttgattccccactcctccacatgagcggcggaggctaatctggtgaactggatttgtttccccactcctgcacatgaagcttgctgggtgaccttgggctagtcacactctcccagggtgtctgttgtggggaggggaagggaaggtgattgtaagccggtttgagtcttctttaagtggtagagaaagtcagcatataaaaaacaactcttcttcttctatgttctGCTTCTTGGTGCTGTCCTCCTGTGTTTGGTATGGCTCTTCTATTTGCTGTTTTGaagatttataccccatcttttcctCAAATGATCCTCGAGGCATCTTACATGCAGCAGATTAAACCCATTGACATAAACACTCAAGAGCCCTTCTGGCTGGTGACAGAGACAGGAGTGGcatccttggccatttatgcatgggaggttttgccttggatttgctgctctctagatgcacatttcccccatccaaattctcaaaactctgcatgggggaaaatgtgcatctagagagcagcagatccaaggcaaaaccttccatgcatcaATGACCCTTGTTATCCTGGCTGCAGGCCTATAGCAACTTGAGTGTGCTTTTTGGTAGGGGGCGAGCAAACGCCTTGTGGCTGCTCCTTGTTTGACTGATAACTGGGGCCGCACTGATCTTCCCTGGAAACAATGGTGCCCCTGGGAAAGAGAGAGGGCACCTTCTGTCTTTACCACCCTTTTAGAGCCTGATCTGTTTTACTGGTGCAGCGTGGGAACCCAAAGGCTGCCCTGGTAATGGTTGACTACCAGAATTGCATGGATTGGCCAGGTCCCATATCAGAGCTTCATCTCCCTGGGGGCCAAAAGTAATGCGGGAGCTTTCCCACCCACAAGGCCAGCTATATCCTGGGCTTCcattattcaggaaatgctggaATGCCCAGAGCCTTGGGAAATCCGCACcacacttaaaaaggtaaaggtcccctgtgcaagcactgggtcattcctgacccatagggtgacgtcacatcccaatgtttccaaggcagactttgtttacggggtggtttgccagtgccttccccagtcatcttccctttacccccagcaagctgggtactcatttcaccgacctcggaaggatggaaggctgagtcaaccttgagccggctacctgaaactaacttctgttgggatcgaactcaggtcgtgagcagagcttttgactgcagtactgcagcttaacatgcTGTGCCACACTTGTCATGTAAGAATCTGGCCGCAATTATCGTTGAGCTTGCTGCAGGCATTCCCTGGGTTTCCTTCTGTTGCCAGCATTGCCTTCTGAGCTGTGCATTTGCCAGTTTCCAGTctggtgtttattttatttatattttatttttatttattgtttgtttgttttattattttattttttagcccgccctttcccgaccaggtcgggctcagggcagtttcCAACAATCTATATATAATACACTACAATCTAAGTTAAAAACATAGAACTAAAAATCCTTTTGTTACGACTGCACTATCACCTGGTAGCTCTGGGCAGGCTCTGAATCAGGTTTGACTGGTGAGATGAGGGCTCGGTTGGCCGTGATCCTGGAGaagttggggggaggaggggagaaatacGGCCCGCCAGCCTCATCTTTCTCTTCCGTAAgcacacttttatttatttactttgtttacagCCCGCTTTTCTTGCTgggcctcaaagtggcttagaagaTCTAGGAAACAATTCAGTCAGTCAGCACAAGACATCCAGTAACAATggaataggactaggattacagaaatttaAGAAGCCATGCAAACAGAAAAGTGTTTAAGGCATGATATACTGTAAACAGTGCAGATACTAtattacaaaggtagaagacagcTCAGTAAAAGCAAAATGATACATACAGTAAACTTTGCAATTGGCTACTATCCTATTCCTTTATAAAGGCCGCCTCCTGGACTGTTCCATTCTACTGCAATTTTGatccctttgtaaaaatgccctcgAACATTTACAGCAAATCTAATTGCTTACCAGGATTCTGTACTCAAATGGTTTTGTTGCAAATTAGGAAGTTCATAGATAAAACATCATGACATAACCTCCGTCCACGCACACTGCTTGGTACCAATATCTTTAACTTAAATTAGCTGTTTAAAGCTTAAAGAAGACCGGTTTGCAGATATGAGGCTGAACGCTTGTCTTTTCCAATAGGGGGCCCCAGCAAGCTTACCTTCAGGGCCTCTCTCACCCTGGAAGAGGTGCAGAAGGAGAATCCTCGGGTGGCGAAGGGACGGCATCGGCCAGAAGACTGCTTAGCTCAGCAGAAAGTGGCCATCTTGATCCCACACCGCAGTCGAGAGAGGCACCTGCTGTACCTGCTGGAGCACCTTCACCCGTTCCTGCAACGGCAGCAGCTGGACTATGGCATCTTTGTGATTCACCAGGTGAGCCCATATAGAAAACCGACTTGCTCTGCATCTAGGACTGGGGGCTGTATCCAAACCTTGCTGCCTTGTTGGTATTTCTCCCAGCCTCCCTGGGTACATTCTTTGCCTGTCGTGCCTATGTGTTCCATTGGAGTTCTCTACACCAGTGCCTAAGGCAAGCCCTAGATCTCTTCTGCCCAACTCTAATACATATCTGTCTCAGTGTGTTACCAACACTTAAGAGTCCCTGTGTGCATCGGTGCTGATGAGTTCCTTACGTCTTCCACTGCAAAGCTTAAAGCTGATCAAATGAATTAAGCGAGCTGGTGGCAAATTAACTTCATGCACTGTTGCTAAAGCGTGGTTATTTTCAAAGCCGGTGGCCTTGAAAAAAATATTCCTGGCTCAAATAGTTGCTTGCCTCTGTCCTGGGGCTTGGTTTGTGTTTAACAATTGTCTCCTTGTGGCCGCATACAGTGAAatgttattaaataaataaatacagtgtctgcttggcctgcagaaggtctccaattcaatctctggcatctccagttaaaaagatcaggtgggAGGTGAAGCGAAAgacctcttcctcagactcttggagagccattgccagtctgagtagacaataccaaccttaaTGCACCAGTGGTCTGACAGAGTATCAAAACAGCGTCCTGTGTTTTGTGGAATCTGCATTTCACAACTGGAGAACAACAATCCAATAAACTGGATATCAcaatgaaataaatgaaacaatgAAAATAAAGATGGTATAATATACCTAAGGAGTAATGCAATATAAATGGGGGAGAAGGAAAACTGCTTGAAATTTTCACAGGCAGTTAAAATTAGAAGCCTGTTACCTTTACGGGAAGTGCCCTTCCTGCGAATTCAGCTTTTGCTCATCACtattcccttttttttaaaaaagtgccatTCCGAACAGTTTTGTTTTATGCATCCTGCAGAATGATAGACTTGAGGAACCACACTTCTAAATTGCATCAATGACTACTTATGGGTATTGTCTTGCTAGGCAGCATACAACTGAATTACCAGTTGCTGGGGCAAAACCAGTGGGTGAGGTCTCTTGCCTGCATGGCCCACTGAGAACTTTCAGGAAACATCTGGCTAACTGacgtgagaaacaggatgctggagtagagggactttggtctgatgcagcagagcCCTCCTTATATTTTTACTATGAGGGCAGAATCAGGAGTTACTCGTTTGGGTTGAGTAAACAAGGCTGGGAGGGTTGCGTTCATTTTCCGTCTGTGCTGCTGGCTTATTTGAGTGGCCTGGAATTGAGGTTGAAGAGATGGAGGTTCTGCAAGGTCCAAGAGGTTCTTCTGTTGCCAGACAGTCTATTATCAAAGGCACAGCTTGAAATTCCCCTGGACTTTGACAAACCCAAGTGAATTTTGTGGGCACCAGTGGGGAGGCAGCGCAGACTCAAATCTGCTGATGTGGCTTATTGAAATGaaaaggaggagggttggtttttataccctgctttcctctacctcaaggagtctcaaagcgacttgcaatcgccttcccttcccctccccacaacagataccttgtgaggtaggtggggctgagagaagtcggagagaactgtgactagcccaaggtcacccaactggtttcatgtggaggagtggggaattgaaaccagttctccagaatagggtctgccactcttaaccactgcaccactgcaAACCCTTTACAACCTCTCTCTCATAATCAAAGATTTACATTCAGACCATTCTTAACAGAGCTGTAGGCCGCAGCATCTAAAATGAGGAACGTTACTGGGTTGAGGTGCTGTACAGAAGTGGTCAGTAAATGGGGAAAGAGTGTTGATGGACGGTAGAGCGACATGTGAAACTCTTACATTGGGTTGGtctatcaaagccagtattgtctcctctgactggcagctgctccccaggGACTCAgatagagatctttcatatcacctgttgcctgatccttttaactggaggtactAGGGATTGAGCCTATATgtaaagcagacactctaccacttagccatggTCCCTTCATCACTTGCCAGGCGTGCAAAAGGCCCCAGTTCCCATCAAGTTCAATTCTTGGCATCTTCAGAAAGAGGGTCTAAAGATGCATCTCTGtctggaatcctggagggttgCTTCTAGCCAGAGTACTAAGCTAAATGGACCACTTCGTCTAAAGCAGCTTCAGAAGGAATGATAGCTGGGGAGATGTGGGAGGGGGCCGCTTAGGGTCAAAGTTGAGGCAGAGCTGGTAGGAGGGGCTGCATTAGAGTAGTGGCTCAGAGGCACCCccatctttttgtgtgtgtgcagcagCTGAGACTCATGAAGAAGGGAAACTTCATTTACACAGACAGGAGCTGCTACATCTGTTAATTGTAGGAACCTGCATGTAACCAGAGTTTTGAAtctacacatgaaactgccttttactgaatcagacccttggtccatcaaagtcagtattgtctactcagaccgacggcagctctccagggtttcaggaagaggtctttcatatcacctacttgcctagtccctttaactggagatgccggggattgaacctgggaccttcattccaagcaaatgctcttaccactgagccacagccccttccaatgGTTGCGTAAaacacacatgacgctgccttatagtgaatcagacccttggtccatcgaagtcagtactgtctatgcagactggcagtggctctccagggtctcaggcagaggtctttcacatcacctactgcctgatcttttttactggagatgccaggaattgaacctgggaccttctgcatgcaaagctgaggctctaccactgagccacggcccctaaaTTGAACATTTGCTTTCTTGGTCTGCACCGGCTGTCCTTGTAACAATATACCCACGTTGACTAGTTTAAAACACAAGCAATGAATAGCCTAgcattaatttttgttttgtcagCATTTGGTTTTATAAAGCTGGCTTCGTAATAAGCAGCAAACGTGACACCTTTTTCCAGGAAGGCTTTTATTCATTTCCTGTTTGGCCTGACGATCGCTGGTCCAGACATGCTCTGAATGCTTTTGAGAATCCGTATTTCTGCCGTCATTCTCAAGAGTCACCAGGCTTTTGAAATGGGCAACTGGGCTGAAAGTGTGGTCGCAAGTTCTTAAAAAGAGAATGTTGTCATTGTTTTCATTAGAATTACTTGCAGTAGAATAAACAATATAGGCTTAGGTGTATTAGAAAAGTAGGTATAATAGGCCATTCtgctattgtttttttttttttttttaaatgcaagttACATGATGTATTATAATGAAAGGAAAGATGCTGTCGTCCTgtatttttaacatttatttttggAAACTGAATGCTAATGTTTAAGCTAATTGTACTATCGCTCACAGGATGGAgagattccccctccccgcaCACAGTCATTAATACTGGATACTTTTTGAGTGGAACAAATTTATGTCTTTGTTAATCTTTGAGCTATTAGTGCCAAGTATTTTGTCTGAAAGCTCAAgccctgtttcttttttttcctttttttttggtggCTGACTTTGCATAATGCATAAAGTTGATGGAGGAGGGCAAGCCCTGAGAGATCTAAGTGATGGGTGCCCTGTTCCAGCAAGGGATGCCTTTGTGCAGAAGTAGCCATCAACACCCGTGGCCACTGTGCCTCCGCTTGTCCATCTCCATTCCCACTTcaggggagggtccgtggctcagtggtagagcctctgcttggcatgcagaaggtcccaggttcaatccctggcatctccagttaaagggaccaggcaagcaggtgatgtgaaagacctctgcctgagaccctggagagccgctgccggtctgagtagacaatactgactttgatggaccaagggtctgattcagtataaggcagcttcatgtgttcatgtgtgctactggactcgcatCTAACTGGACAAGCTAGGTATGGCATCCCCCTGGACAGCAGAGGGATGAAGGCAGATTTGCCCCAAACATAGAGCTCCATATATGGGAGTGGGGGGTAGGTACACAGTttctttatggggaggggctgtggctcagtggtagagcatctgcttggcatgcagaaggtcccaggttcaatccccggcatctccagttaaagggactaggcaagtaggcaatgtgaaagacccctgcctgagaccctggagagccgctcccatctgaatagacaatactgactttgatggaccaagggtctgaatcagtataaggtggcttcatgtgtccatgtgtgtgttCAGCACCCATACAGGCCCCAGTTATGCATGTGGCAGCGTACATCCTAACCCAGAGAGCTGCAAGTCCATTTGTGCAGCCGACTGCCTGAGATTGGCGCTGGACTGGAGCCCAAGCCCTTTAAAAATGATTTATCTAGTTAAGACTCGTCTGTCCTGCCTCATTTAATCACCCCACAGGTCCTGTTTCTTCAGCTGCTGTTTCTGGATACAATTGCTGTGAGGTGGGAAGAATCTAGTAAATATGTTTGATGAGGACAGAATCTTGGCACAAGACTCTCCTAGACTTGACGGGCATGCCGTGAATCAGTTTtcacctctctcttttttgttgttgccgtcGTTGTTGGTTTGCAGGCGGGCGATGCCAAGTTTAACCGAGCAAAACTGCTGAACGTCGGCTACTTGGAAGCCCtgaaggaggaggactgggactgCTTCATATTCCACGACGTGGACCTGGTGCCGGAGAACGACTACAACATTTACACCTGTGGAAGTCAGCCGAAgcacctggtggtgggcagaAACAGCACGGGATACAGGTAGGCTGGGCCAGGGCAGAAGAAAGCTTtgccttctttcgaagcagcgtTCGTTCACATGCAACTTTTTCGCACACAAAACGATTGAGCTCTATATCGTGCCCTCCTGCTCATCCTTTCCGTTGTCTTGGAGACCTTCGCTGAAATCTACTTATTTTTAATCCACTTTTCTGCTAAAGCCAGTCCCAAAGCGGCTCACAGGAATataaacttaaaaaaagaaaataaattctaTATAAAGGTTCCTTGGGGAGAGGACTCTAAGCCAAGACAGATCCAGGTGTGGTGGTGGAGTACTTGGCAAATCCTTGCCTGCCCTGTGGCCGTTTCAACGGCGCTTCAAAGCCAGAGGGAAGGGTACTCCCAGCTGAAGCAGGAGCCAACTGAAACATGTAAACAATATTCATTTAAATCTATCCAGACAAAACTCTTTCAGAGAGTATTTTCTCTAATGGGAAGCTGACGTTCGGAGAGAATGTCCCTGATTTTAGATAAGACTAGGAGTGTTGTGGTCCAGAATAAAGTTCCTGGTTTTCTGACTTGTGATCAAGCAGGTTTTACCTTGCActatctctctccccccgccccgacttgctgaggccttacactgaatcaggccaCTGATCTATAAAGGCCAGGATGTCCgttcagacctgcagcagctctgcATAGTCTCAGgcggagaggtctttcacatcatctccttccGGATCCttctacctggagatgctggggatagaacctggggacTTCTGCGTGCCCAGCGGATACTCTGCCGCTGAGCCCTGGGCCCCTCCTTCACGTATTCTTTTATTGGTGCTTCTGCACAATAAGTCGGAAATCCCAGCAAGATTTCCATGGTGCAACCGTGGGAATGTAAACAAGACTGGAACTGTTCCCGCTCTTTTGTTCTCTTCCTCCTTTCCAAGTGGCTTGCGCAACTGTGTGGTTGCGATGGGAGCTGCCTTTTTGAGCTCTTTGCATTATTGGCCCAGTGCAAAATGGGATGAATGCCTGTTACATCTTTTCTTTCTGCAGGGAGACTTAACTGCTTGTTATCTTAAAAGGTGCAAGcagcaggtcattcctgacttatggggtgatgtcacatcccgacatttaccaggcagactatagggtggcttgccagtgccttccccagtcatctacacgttacccccagcaagctaggtagtcattttaccgacctcagaaggatggaaggctgagtcaaccttgagccggctacctgaaaccgacttccatcgggatcgaactcaggttgtgagcagagctgttgtctgcagtaccgcagcttaccactctgcaccacggggctcttccttgTTATCTTACCTGGTCTATATTTTAAGTCTGCAATCCTTTTTCCACTGGTTTAATAAAAATCTCTCACCTGTCCAGGCTGTGTCCCAGGGACATGGACTTGGTTTGTTTCAGGGAGGAGCGGTGGCTCTGTGGGGTAGAGGACCTGCTTTGTTTGCAGAGagttccaggttcagtctccgacatctccactttaaaaaaaggatgttGTATGATAGCTTTGCCAAACAATATCTAACCTTATTATCTGTTGATCAGCTTAGCCACCCCAGCCCTTTATATCTATAACTCTTGAGGAATAATACACCTTTGACCAAGGTTTATGATCCTTTAGCTGATAAAGAGCAGATTGGGGGTACCTTTTTATTTGTACGGCACACATTTGCTCTTTTAATTTATTGCTTTGAAGCTGGAGATGGGATAATGCCAAGAGCCCTGGCTGTGTACACTCTGAGGCTGGCAAGGAGATTGTCCCAAGGTCAGCCTAGGGCCAAGCAAGAGCTCCCCGTCCCACAGTTATTTACTGAGAGCTAGCTGGGGCTATAAACAAGCTTATCTTGCAGAAGAGCAGAAGATAGCAGGAAACATATGGATGGTGTAGCCGTATGATTCTGATGGTTTTCCTCCTGAATATTTCTGTGGAGAAGGCTGAAAGGCCTTTGTATGCTAGGAGCCCCAGAGACACACAGATGCAGCTGGTGAGCTTCTCCAAATGGAAACTGTTCATTATGCTACTAGTTGCCTATCACTGCTGTAAAGACCGAGACCTTAAACAGTAATCTCATTTAGAAGCCTTAGGGTGCTTCCAGGTGGAGGTTTCCTTCCTGTGGTTGACCTGGAAGCCAACGCTGGCTATCCACAGTGGTATTCCCGCCTCTTATAAGAAAAAGGAGGCTTCCTTGCTTGCCTTTTGCAAGCCTAGGTTGTCATTTGGCCTAGTGGGCCAGCTCTGAGCAGAGGGGAACCCACAGACCCATTACTTGATCACAATAAATGGAAATGATTTATTAAGCACAATGTACAATCCAGCAAAATAAGAAAAGGCACAAAAAGACACGAAAACACGAGCTGTAGAAAAATGGTCAAACTTCTAATGCATTTCAGATAGAAAGCAATTAGAAAAACCATAGTTGAGATATATAAATGAAAAACACCAATAAAAGGAAATGATGTGTGAGTGgtaagtgccataaagtcgctTATGACTtctggccaccctatgaattaatgacctccagaacgTCCTGCAgttaacagcattgctcaggtcctgcaaactgagggcaggggcttcctttatagcgtcaACACATCTCacattggatcttcctcttttcctgctgccttcaacttttcctttaaAGGATataacaaacaaaacaagaaccACAGAaaccaagtcacttccgacttatggcaaccctatgaattaatgacctccagcctcgctcaggtcttgcaaacagagggccatggcttccttaattgagtcaatctatctcacgttgggtcttccttttttcctgctgccttcaacttttcctaacatgattgtcttttgtagtgactcttctcataatgtgatcaaagaatgatagcctcagtttagtcattttagcttctaaggagaggCTTGATTTGCTATAGGTCCCACTTATTTTGTGTTTTTAGCTGCCCCTGttatccgtaaaactctcttccaacaccacattccaaattaaaaaaagatttaaggACCAATCATAATTGATTTAACAAGAAAATATGTGGTAGCCTGAATCCCCAATCACCTCCATCTCCTCTAGTTGAAAGCTAAGCCATGTAAGTTACTTTGTATCTCTAAATTGCTTTGCATAGCTGCCTTTTCTTAGTTTTCAGATGGAATCCTTAAAAAGGAAACCAAATCAAAAAGAAGCAAAACAATAGAGCACTGTGAAAGGATGGAAAGAAGCAAAACACAAAGACCCCGCAAACAGCATTaaaagtggggggagaaaaaagttTTAGAACTTCAGAGAAGAAAGTCTGTTCCTAATTCTGATTTAGCCTTTTATACACTTttatacagcatggtgtagtggttaggagtggtggattctaatctggagaaccaggtttgagtccccactcctccacgtgagcggcagacactaatctggtgagccgggttggtttccccactcctaaacataaggccagctgggtgaccttgggctagtcacagctctcttagagctctctcagcctcacctacctgacagggtgtctgttgtggggaagggaaggtgattgtaagccggtttgattctttcttaagtggtagataaagtcggcatataaaagccaactcttcttcttccacttcttctttctcctcctccagagGCCACCCCTTTCATACTTAGGAGAAatgacatttttttcctgcttatctaattattaaaatgtattaccAAATTCCTTTGGGGGGTTCAACATGACCAGTATCTTCCAAGAAAACTCCCTTTCTCATCATTCGCTTTCATCCAAGGAACCCTTTCAGTTGTCCATACCCATCTCCATCAGCACACAGAGATGCGTTCAAGGTTGTTGGCTTATATAAGCAACTTTGTAACTCATCAGTTTTATGTATGGCTGAGATGTGCCACCTCCGTCTTCTCATTAAGGAATGTGTTATCGTCTTTGACGGGCCTTTGCAGCATCTCTGAGCCTTGGGATCACACGGTTAGGCTGCTTCCCCTTAGGAAAGATTATTTTTGTTCATTGTAGCCGCCAACACCTGTGGCCACCGTGCCC
This sequence is a window from Euleptes europaea isolate rEulEur1 chromosome 12, rEulEur1.hap1, whole genome shotgun sequence. Protein-coding genes within it:
- the B4GALT4 gene encoding beta-1,4-galactosyltransferase 4 — encoded protein: MGLSYACLHVSYKLKLLMLFTACILLVGWATCSYLVDAVHETPRAKSAAAGFRKPTASAEEQKEGLDRQAGPTVKLPTVKLPATKSLCPSLSPYLRGPSKLTFRASLTLEEVQKENPRVAKGRHRPEDCLAQQKVAILIPHRSRERHLLYLLEHLHPFLQRQQLDYGIFVIHQAGDAKFNRAKLLNVGYLEALKEEDWDCFIFHDVDLVPENDYNIYTCGSQPKHLVVGRNSTGYRLRYQGYFGGVTALTREQFSKVNGFSNNYWGWGGEDDDLRLRVDMQRWKVIRPSPNVAKYTMIFHTRDRGNEANGQRMNLLRQVSRVWKTDGLNSCSYKLLSVEYNPLYTNITVDFGMPVKTS